The Candidatus Binatia bacterium genome window below encodes:
- a CDS encoding glycosyltransferase — translation MPTANRRRFVPQAIRYFLAQDYPSKELLILDDGEDGVADLVPDYPSIRYLRLERRMSLGAKRNVACEAAAGEIIAHWDDDDWMAPRRLRYQVEALLGAAAEACGINTLLFYEPEAGRAWKYTYPAGQRFWLSGSTLCYAKNFWAAHPFMEINVGEDSRFVWSGCPERMLVLSDPTFHVGIIHRHNVSPKQTGSAYWQPYRIEEIQRLLGSDWHFYQPGHSSMHDNQPAVSRSPSTQERSIPMMTAAKAADLALSEYAAFNQGQSLPWMRRWELPFALFQSRLGNTMAVLDCTINPVNFQERMVRLYPHVLYRHWSPIQNGWFVLPFGIPQDAFDRVICVNTLEHLLQPQREALIAAMARALKAGGWLILTSDYYFDGFWEQPAFLQAGVMRADRAEVFNGWNKVIASEWLELCRRYDLHPMADTVEEPREGDPGLYRQQPPHPHACMAGVFSKGGRAALPAGKKIVLAMLAWNTREITLDSVHAHIREARMLRRLGQEPFLCICDNGSTDGLADALRALEPRIDVPHKFILNSENLGNAIARNQIIDYMFECEADYLLFMDGDIEIVPFSSFAMVRYMENSGHRLGCVGADSMGQTPDRERASAYLYGIDSCRLETTNLVAWTQYGLFRREVFEDGVRFDENEPFNGAGWGFEDNDLAFQMEMKGYLNQRFFGMIYLHRHARSSIRIMSARGIDAAALYARRKQYIIDKWAPIPSINHGPLDYVRRVTMSL, via the coding sequence ATGCCGACCGCCAACCGGCGTCGGTTCGTGCCGCAGGCGATCCGCTATTTCTTGGCGCAGGACTATCCGAGCAAGGAATTGCTTATCCTCGACGACGGGGAGGACGGGGTGGCCGACCTAGTGCCCGACTATCCCAGCATTCGCTACCTGCGGCTCGAGCGGAGAATGTCGCTGGGCGCGAAGCGCAACGTTGCGTGCGAAGCGGCGGCCGGCGAGATCATCGCGCACTGGGACGACGATGATTGGATGGCTCCACGTCGGCTGCGCTACCAAGTCGAGGCGCTGTTGGGCGCCGCTGCGGAGGCGTGCGGAATCAACACGCTGCTTTTCTACGAACCGGAGGCGGGGCGGGCCTGGAAATATACGTATCCGGCCGGACAACGGTTTTGGCTGTCGGGTAGCACGCTATGCTACGCGAAAAACTTTTGGGCCGCTCACCCTTTTATGGAGATCAACGTCGGTGAAGACAGTCGTTTTGTATGGAGCGGTTGTCCAGAGCGTATGCTCGTGCTCTCCGACCCGACCTTTCACGTCGGCATCATTCACCGGCACAATGTAAGCCCCAAACAAACAGGCAGTGCTTACTGGCAACCCTATCGGATCGAAGAAATTCAACGCTTGCTCGGTTCCGATTGGCACTTCTATCAACCCGGTCATTCCTCGATGCACGATAACCAGCCGGCGGTAAGCCGCAGTCCCTCAACGCAAGAAAGGAGTATCCCCATGATGACCGCCGCCAAAGCGGCTGATCTCGCTCTGTCGGAGTATGCTGCATTCAATCAGGGCCAATCGCTTCCATGGATGCGCCGCTGGGAACTTCCCTTCGCGCTTTTTCAGTCACGCCTTGGCAACACCATGGCGGTGCTCGATTGTACGATCAACCCGGTGAACTTCCAGGAGCGTATGGTCCGGCTCTATCCCCACGTTCTCTATCGTCATTGGAGCCCCATTCAGAACGGATGGTTCGTTCTTCCCTTCGGGATTCCCCAGGATGCTTTTGACCGCGTGATCTGCGTGAATACGTTGGAGCATCTCCTGCAGCCGCAGAGGGAGGCGCTCATCGCCGCCATGGCCCGCGCGCTCAAGGCCGGAGGTTGGCTCATCCTAACGTCGGATTACTATTTTGACGGTTTCTGGGAGCAACCCGCATTCTTGCAAGCGGGCGTGATGCGGGCCGATCGCGCCGAAGTTTTCAACGGGTGGAACAAGGTAATAGCCAGCGAATGGCTCGAACTCTGCCGCCGCTACGATCTCCATCCTATGGCGGACACCGTCGAGGAGCCCCGCGAGGGAGACCCAGGTCTCTATCGCCAGCAGCCGCCGCATCCGCATGCATGCATGGCCGGGGTCTTCTCAAAGGGTGGTCGGGCGGCGCTGCCGGCGGGTAAGAAAATCGTCCTCGCGATGCTCGCCTGGAATACGCGGGAGATCACATTGGATTCGGTGCATGCCCATATCCGGGAGGCCCGCATGCTGCGGCGCCTGGGCCAGGAGCCGTTTCTATGCATTTGCGACAACGGCTCGACCGACGGGTTGGCGGATGCTTTGCGGGCCCTTGAGCCCCGGATCGACGTGCCGCATAAATTTATCTTGAACAGTGAAAACCTGGGCAACGCAATCGCCCGGAACCAGATTATCGACTACATGTTCGAATGCGAAGCCGATTATCTCCTGTTCATGGACGGCGACATTGAGATCGTACCCTTCTCTAGTTTTGCCATGGTGCGTTACATGGAAAACAGCGGGCACAGGTTGGGCTGCGTAGGTGCGGACTCGATGGGGCAAACGCCGGATCGAGAACGCGCCAGCGCTTATTTGTACGGCATTGACAGTTGCCGTCTGGAGACCACAAACCTGGTCGCGTGGACTCAATATGGCCTGTTCCGCCGCGAAGTTTTCGAGGACGGAGTCCGCTTTGACGAAAATGAGCCGTTCAATGGAGCGGGTTGGGGTTTTGAAGACAACGATTTGGCTTTCCAGATGGAGATGAAAGGATACTTGAACCAACGCTTTTTCGGAATGATCTACCTTCACCGACATGCTCGTTCGTCCATTCGCATCATGAGCGCGCGCGGCATTGACGCCGCGGCGCTGTACGCGCGGCGCAAGCAATATATAATCGACAAGTGGGCTCCGATCCCGTCGATCAATCACGGTCCGTTAGATTACGTGCGGCGAGTGACCATGAGCCTCTAG
- a CDS encoding DUF4157 domain-containing protein, with the protein MSAGPAPPQLGQLPEPVGTVIRAPGVGESLPAATQKALEHTLDISLEGVSVHTDDRAAAAVDSLGARAFTYGLHIFLGSRERPTDVELMAHEVTHVVQQRGAPVIQTYGAGGGDRFEREAEQTSAAARRGGRAQVVERTEGSRVQKFRIPIISDVVDWLEDRVWGLLERFAPSLVPILRKGVFTWLKEKLSNALQALIDVAARPIRAIGDIITGVRKHFGNLLTWLRDAGARIARNDCGPISEAADKIYQVFEGLTAPAIERVKYYAMQVKEFFQGLWDRFGAPIWNLLKRIGGAIWEEIERIGRWIWEKTQPVRDWLSRAWRWLKNLIGIGEGEEGQNGILQWFQRKASAAWDWVMEKIAPFKRQLLIVAGVLVMLSPAGPIIAIGAAAAGILRGIQWIRQNMRSRSAVVQQQSFLRGTILPAILGAIDRVSGIVHGIANTITGALGRVVTGLTNLSNAVASVPILSFASGLINWIAGGFRGLLEWAIEGVQGMANWLQRGLQGVGRVARLLIDALEEIARVVGNFFRIAGGVFRRIWHAIPKCIRDPFIDYLIPLILRNIPFFSELASSPEAWQQTKAQVTTLLVQVFVNFDLIGAMKTAFGLVVRVLRIPLDLMGQLLDKASLAWDLVLARPLRFIENALKTVLMGIGRFMRNILSHLWFGVQGWLLNAVGDRSITLPSGITDWRGWLNLILDVLGLSVDHVIDLIDRRFPGAGRRLRQALNFLTGALEWLRIALTEGPRGIWRHLVDRLSDLGNAVIESAVGWVMQRIIAIISARLTALAASAGLSGVLEAIFAVYQAIKTAMEYARRIIQMLINVFDAIIQIANGVLNPAAEKLESAFRNAMPVVIGFLANYAGLGGIGERVREIIVNVRTRVDNAILALIDGVRAAIQGVLNAIKSGVQAVVDWWRVSKSFTGADRRLHKITVDRRDNRAVVTVRSAEQTLEEIIAAEPEPKRGQLQSKYSELSGLVGGSEPDPAQHEARHRRVEQITGEIAALLGSEEVRPTVVTYAVKSGGRAYRVIAEPLTSRAGNTAGSASQAGIQFKDLVSAIVEPRKQEQHRGETTSRAVFSMFRSAHLLAHPLHGPAVSWNLANAGTGINTGMSRGPESTAEKLKNKGAELRYVTTVEYHNEEAPQTDRTTLAAGTPEQKLRWLGALVAMTYRVNLSVLKPPTDGVGDARLGDLGPFDDGPNFLAGLQLRGGPAPPTAAERVLEVAIATAESTPQGRQVRGTNFLATELRLSNVAVRDALEQLASAGRLRRGQDGRYYFPD; encoded by the coding sequence TTGAGCGCCGGACCTGCGCCGCCACAACTCGGCCAACTGCCGGAACCGGTCGGAACGGTAATTCGCGCGCCAGGCGTCGGCGAGTCACTGCCTGCCGCTACCCAGAAGGCGCTTGAACATACTTTGGATATATCCCTGGAAGGTGTGTCGGTACACACGGACGATCGCGCGGCCGCAGCGGTCGACAGCCTGGGCGCGCGCGCTTTCACTTACGGACTGCACATCTTCCTTGGCTCCCGCGAACGGCCAACTGACGTGGAGTTGATGGCGCATGAGGTGACCCACGTCGTGCAACAACGCGGCGCACCGGTGATACAGACTTACGGTGCAGGCGGAGGCGATCGCTTTGAACGCGAGGCCGAACAAACCTCGGCTGCCGCGCGGCGGGGCGGCAGGGCGCAGGTGGTAGAACGGACGGAGGGGTCGCGTGTCCAGAAGTTCAGGATCCCGATCATTAGCGATGTCGTCGACTGGCTGGAAGACCGCGTCTGGGGGCTGCTGGAGCGCTTTGCGCCGTCGCTTGTGCCTATTCTGCGCAAGGGCGTCTTCACCTGGCTGAAAGAGAAACTCAGCAACGCTCTGCAAGCACTTATCGACGTCGCTGCGCGACCGATACGGGCGATCGGCGACATTATCACAGGTGTGCGCAAACACTTCGGCAACCTGCTCACGTGGCTGCGCGACGCCGGAGCTCGGATTGCGAGGAACGATTGCGGACCGATTAGCGAGGCCGCGGACAAGATCTATCAGGTCTTCGAGGGACTGACCGCGCCTGCAATCGAGCGGGTGAAATACTACGCTATGCAGGTCAAAGAGTTCTTTCAGGGTCTTTGGGATCGTTTCGGCGCGCCAATCTGGAATCTGCTGAAGCGCATCGGGGGAGCGATCTGGGAGGAGATCGAGCGCATTGGCCGCTGGATCTGGGAGAAGACGCAACCAGTGCGCGACTGGCTGAGCCGTGCCTGGCGTTGGCTCAAGAACCTAATCGGCATCGGCGAAGGGGAGGAAGGACAGAACGGTATCCTACAGTGGTTCCAGCGCAAGGCGAGCGCCGCGTGGGACTGGGTGATGGAGAAGATTGCTCCCTTCAAGCGCCAGTTGCTGATCGTCGCCGGCGTCCTCGTCATGCTCTCTCCCGCTGGCCCCATCATCGCCATCGGCGCGGCCGCGGCGGGCATCTTGCGCGGCATTCAGTGGATTCGACAAAACATGCGATCGCGCAGCGCGGTCGTGCAACAGCAGAGTTTCCTCCGCGGCACGATCTTGCCCGCCATCCTCGGCGCCATCGACCGAGTGAGCGGCATCGTTCATGGCATCGCGAATACCATCACTGGCGCGCTCGGGCGCGTGGTCACCGGCCTCACCAATCTATCCAATGCTGTCGCCAGCGTTCCCATCCTCAGCTTTGCCAGTGGATTGATCAACTGGATTGCGGGCGGTTTTCGTGGGCTGCTGGAATGGGCGATCGAGGGCGTGCAGGGGATGGCGAACTGGCTACAGCGCGGCCTGCAGGGTGTGGGGAGGGTCGCTCGGCTGCTGATTGACGCGCTGGAGGAGATCGCACGGGTCGTCGGAAACTTTTTCCGCATTGCAGGCGGCGTCTTTCGTCGCATCTGGCACGCGATTCCGAAGTGCATCCGAGACCCATTCATCGACTATCTTATCCCGCTCATCCTGCGCAACATTCCGTTCTTCAGCGAACTCGCGTCAAGCCCTGAGGCGTGGCAACAAACAAAAGCCCAAGTCACAACACTTCTGGTCCAGGTGTTCGTTAACTTCGATCTGATTGGCGCGATGAAGACAGCCTTCGGCCTGGTCGTGCGCGTCCTCCGCATACCGCTGGACCTGATGGGCCAACTCCTGGACAAAGCTTCCCTGGCTTGGGACCTAGTGCTTGCCCGTCCGCTGCGCTTCATCGAGAACGCGCTCAAGACGGTCCTGATGGGCATCGGCCGCTTTATGCGCAACATCCTGTCCCACCTCTGGTTCGGCGTTCAGGGTTGGCTCCTCAATGCGGTCGGCGACCGCAGCATCACGTTGCCCTCCGGCATAACGGATTGGCGCGGGTGGCTTAACTTGATACTGGACGTGCTTGGTTTGTCCGTCGATCACGTGATCGACTTGATCGACCGGCGGTTTCCCGGCGCGGGCCGGCGCCTGCGACAAGCGCTGAACTTCCTCACCGGCGCGCTCGAGTGGCTGCGGATCGCCCTCACCGAAGGCCCGCGCGGCATCTGGCGGCATCTCGTGGACCGGCTTTCTGATCTCGGCAACGCCGTAATCGAATCAGCGGTGGGCTGGGTGATGCAACGCATTATAGCGATCATCAGCGCGCGGCTGACAGCACTGGCCGCATCGGCCGGACTGAGCGGAGTTTTAGAAGCGATCTTCGCCGTGTACCAGGCAATTAAAACGGCAATGGAGTACGCGCGCCGTATCATTCAAATGTTGATTAACGTGTTCGACGCCATCATCCAGATTGCCAACGGCGTCCTGAATCCCGCCGCCGAAAAACTGGAATCGGCGTTTCGGAATGCCATGCCGGTCGTGATCGGCTTCCTGGCCAACTACGCTGGACTCGGTGGTATTGGCGAACGCGTGCGCGAGATCATCGTGAACGTGCGCACGCGCGTGGACAACGCGATTCTGGCGCTGATCGACGGTGTGCGGGCGGCGATCCAAGGAGTGCTCAACGCGATCAAGTCGGGTGTGCAGGCGGTGGTGGATTGGTGGCGGGTCAGCAAGAGCTTCACTGGTGCAGACCGTCGGCTTCATAAGATTACCGTCGACCGCCGGGACAACCGGGCAGTGGTTACAGTTCGAAGCGCGGAGCAGACCCTGGAAGAAATCATTGCGGCTGAGCCGGAACCGAAGCGCGGACAGCTTCAAAGCAAGTATTCCGAACTGAGTGGGTTGGTCGGCGGATCGGAACCGGATCCTGCGCAGCACGAAGCGCGTCATCGTCGCGTGGAACAGATTACTGGTGAGATCGCAGCGCTACTTGGTTCGGAGGAAGTGCGTCCGACAGTTGTGACCTATGCGGTCAAGTCAGGTGGCAGGGCGTACCGTGTCATTGCAGAGCCGCTAACTAGCAGAGCGGGAAATACAGCAGGCAGTGCGTCCCAGGCAGGCATTCAGTTCAAAGATCTTGTTTCAGCGATCGTCGAGCCACGCAAACAGGAACAACACCGCGGCGAAACGACCAGCCGAGCTGTCTTTTCGATGTTCCGTAGCGCTCATCTTCTCGCACACCCCCTTCATGGTCCGGCTGTTTCCTGGAACCTGGCAAACGCTGGCACGGGCATCAACACCGGTATGAGCAGAGGCCCAGAGAGCACTGCGGAGAAACTGAAAAACAAAGGTGCCGAGTTAAGGTACGTGACCACCGTTGAGTACCACAACGAAGAAGCCCCTCAGACTGATCGGACAACGCTCGCAGCGGGCACGCCAGAGCAAAAACTCAGATGGCTCGGCGCCCTTGTCGCCATGACGTATCGCGTGAACCTCTCAGTATTGAAGCCGCCGACAGACGGAGTAGGCGATGCGCGGCTCGGCGATCTCGGGCCCTTCGATGACGGGCCGAACTTCCTCGCGGGATTGCAACTGCGCGGCGGACCGGCTCCCCCGACAGCTGCAGAGCGTGTGTTAGAGGTTGCAATAGCAACTGCGGAGTCCACGCCGCAGGGACGTCAGGTACGCGGCACCAACTTCCTGGCTACGGAACTTCGACTTTCCAATGTTGCTGTTCGAGACGCTCTTGAGCAGCTTGCGTCAGCGGGGCGTCTAAGGCGTGGGCAAGATGGCCGCTACTATTTCCCGGATTGA
- a CDS encoding extracellular solute-binding protein yields MRAAEAEGQLVIYSLSEVGEVFLHSGFQKRFPKVKLVSVTARGVELVSRIMAERRAGKFLADLANLGNTSPYRLYQAKVLDPTTSAFLLPEVSDASKWWQGKHHTIDPEGKYIFVFVGAPLYLVGYNSNLVNPKEFKSYWDLLNPKWKGKIVAFDPRAGGFAATRDRFFYYHPDLGPQFLKRLYSEMDLTLYRQYPQGEDWLASGKFFLCLCRHQSISEAKTQGLPVDLADPMLFKEGVGVESRAKTLALMNKSPHPNAAKMFINWFLSREGQIDFQKISAKYVDAGSEGSLRMDIPKDDIPLRNQLQPGIKYIPQWTPEMFDMKPIEKAIDEGLSQAGK; encoded by the coding sequence GTGAGGGCGGCGGAAGCGGAGGGACAACTCGTTATCTATTCCCTATCGGAAGTCGGCGAGGTCTTTCTCCACAGCGGCTTTCAGAAGAGATTTCCCAAGGTCAAGCTGGTCTCAGTAACGGCGCGGGGGGTCGAGCTGGTTTCGCGCATCATGGCGGAGCGGCGCGCGGGTAAATTTCTCGCCGACCTCGCCAATCTCGGCAACACCTCTCCGTACCGGCTCTACCAGGCCAAGGTCCTCGATCCCACCACTTCCGCGTTTCTCCTGCCCGAGGTGAGCGATGCGTCCAAATGGTGGCAGGGAAAGCATCACACGATCGACCCCGAAGGCAAGTACATCTTTGTTTTCGTCGGCGCGCCGCTCTATCTCGTCGGCTATAACAGCAATCTCGTCAACCCGAAGGAGTTCAAGTCTTATTGGGATCTTTTGAATCCGAAGTGGAAAGGTAAGATCGTCGCTTTCGATCCACGCGCCGGCGGCTTCGCCGCCACTCGCGACCGCTTCTTTTATTATCATCCCGATTTAGGCCCGCAGTTTCTCAAGCGCCTCTACAGCGAGATGGACCTGACCCTCTACCGGCAATATCCCCAGGGTGAAGACTGGCTCGCGAGCGGGAAGTTCTTTCTATGCCTCTGCCGCCATCAATCGATCAGCGAGGCCAAGACGCAGGGACTGCCGGTGGACCTGGCCGATCCGATGCTCTTCAAAGAAGGCGTGGGAGTCGAGTCGCGCGCGAAGACGCTGGCCCTAATGAATAAGTCTCCTCACCCTAACGCCGCCAAGATGTTCATTAACTGGTTTCTCTCGCGCGAGGGACAGATCGACTTCCAAAAGATTTCCGCGAAGTACGTCGATGCCGGGAGCGAGGGCTCCCTCAGAATGGATATTCCAAAAGACGATATCCCGCTGCGGAACCAGCTTCAGCCGGGAATCAAATACATCCCGCAATGGACGCCGGAGATGTTCGACATGAAGCCGATCGAAAAAGCGATCGATGAAGGACTGTCTCAGGCGGGGAAGAA